The following coding sequences lie in one Arthrobacter sp. SLBN-122 genomic window:
- a CDS encoding alpha/beta hydrolase translates to MDNRDTPGSGSGAGIRGAAEGGVQSGQVTATPAHQPVLSVLEAAGDTRGVVLVLHGGKAHSRDPVEARHLSPARMIPFARHLHRAGRKHGLAVWSLRNSVRGWNGPDMSPLQDARWALRQIAERHPDVPVFLLGHSMGGLTAVCAADHPQVEAVVALAPWLSPATPATAVAGRKVLIIHGTTDHMTSPSQSLAFARRASAEAGSMQYVALKGVGHFMLRKVRVWQTLATGFVIKSFAESTGAAVRPSPAFAQLLPDSSVQVTL, encoded by the coding sequence ATGGACAACCGTGATACGCCGGGAAGCGGCAGCGGGGCAGGAATTCGCGGGGCCGCCGAAGGCGGAGTGCAGTCGGGCCAGGTGACGGCCACACCCGCCCATCAGCCTGTCCTGAGTGTCCTCGAAGCAGCAGGTGACACCAGGGGCGTGGTCCTGGTGCTGCACGGCGGCAAGGCCCACAGCCGGGATCCGGTGGAGGCCCGGCACCTCAGCCCGGCCCGGATGATTCCCTTCGCCAGGCACCTGCACCGCGCCGGCCGGAAGCACGGACTGGCCGTCTGGTCCCTGCGCAACAGCGTCCGCGGCTGGAACGGCCCTGACATGTCCCCGTTGCAGGACGCCCGCTGGGCCCTGCGGCAGATCGCCGAACGCCACCCGGACGTTCCGGTCTTCCTGCTGGGCCACTCCATGGGCGGCCTGACTGCGGTATGTGCAGCGGACCACCCCCAGGTTGAGGCCGTGGTGGCGCTCGCTCCGTGGCTCAGCCCGGCAACTCCCGCCACCGCCGTCGCCGGCAGGAAAGTCCTCATCATCCACGGCACCACGGACCACATGACCAGCCCCTCGCAGTCCCTTGCCTTCGCCCGCCGGGCCTCTGCCGAGGCGGGGAGCATGCAGTACGTGGCACTCAAGGGCGTGGGGCACTTCATGCTCCGCAAGGTCCGCGTGTGGCAGACCCTCGCCACCGGCTTCGTCATCAAGTCCTTTGCGGAGAGCACTGGCGCCGCCGTCCGGCCGTCGCCGGCCTTCGCGCAGCTGCTGCCGGACTCATCCGTCCAGGTCACCCTTTAG